A genomic window from Flavobacterium sp. I3-2 includes:
- a CDS encoding DUF3822 family protein — MSDTKFNKLIIQVSLQNFSFCVKNQITDEITFFKSLPINSLASIENQLETIFNQNEMLHVTYDDILVLHDNNLNTFVPDVYFNEQHLGSYLQYNTKVFATDFFTHDDLELQKMKNVYVPYVIFNNFFIDQFGEFTYKHINTTLLEYVLNETKNENNIVVHAHINKDHFELIVSQKGNLLLFNSFEIHTPEDLIYYILFSYEQLKLNPEKTAIHLFGTIEKYDSNFEIVYNYIRNVNISDAKVKIIPFNTETNELQKHFILLHS, encoded by the coding sequence ATGTCAGACACTAAATTCAATAAATTAATTATTCAGGTTTCTTTACAAAATTTCTCGTTTTGTGTTAAGAATCAGATTACTGATGAAATTACATTTTTCAAAAGTTTACCAATCAATTCGTTGGCTTCGATAGAAAATCAATTAGAAACAATTTTCAATCAAAATGAAATGCTTCATGTAACTTATGATGATATTTTGGTTTTGCATGACAATAATTTAAATACTTTCGTTCCTGATGTCTATTTTAATGAACAACATTTAGGAAGTTATCTCCAATACAACACCAAAGTTTTTGCTACTGATTTTTTCACACATGATGATTTAGAACTTCAGAAAATGAAAAATGTTTATGTTCCGTATGTCATTTTCAACAATTTTTTTATTGATCAATTTGGAGAATTTACTTACAAACACATTAATACAACTCTTTTAGAATATGTGCTTAATGAAACTAAAAACGAAAACAATATTGTTGTACATGCTCATATAAACAAAGATCATTTTGAACTAATTGTAAGTCAAAAAGGTAATTTACTTTTATTTAATAGTTTTGAAATTCATACTCCAGAAGATCTTATTTATTATATTTTGTTTTCTTATGAGCAATTAAAATTGAATCCAGAAAAAACAGCAATTCATTTATTCGGAACGATTGAAAAATACGATTCTAATTTTGAAATAGTCTATAATTACATTCGAAATGTAAACATCAGTGATGCAAAAGTCAAGATTATTCCTTTTAATACTGAAACAAACGAATTACAAAAACATTTTATTTTATTACATTCATGA
- a CDS encoding glycoside hydrolase family 10 protein — MKSYILKITTLIGIVVLSTVSCSVQKNEVKLYSEKNYDNDYYIRNPKELNIEEFSNYKVQLPEINREFRGVWIATVANINWPSKRNLTVLEQKSEAVKLLDMLEEMNFNAVILQVRPSADALYQSKLEPWSYFLTGEIGKTPIPFYDPLQFWIEESHKRGMELHVWLNPYRAHHSNGGKVTNEAMPNKMPDDIVRLKNGMYWFDPSSKKTQDHVSNVVNDIVKRYDIDGVHFDDYFYPYASYNGGADFPDNKTWNEYVNSGGILKRADWRRHNVNIFIERIYKEIKAEKRHVKFGISPFGIWKPGYPEGTVGLSQYDELYADAKLWLNNGWIDYFTPQLYWPIDSKRQSFTKLLNWWKSENTKNRHLWPGLNTVEVNSKDRTVEISNQINLTKEILSESAGVVHYSMAGLTQNPSLMKNLKENIYKEKALIPASGWLQSEYIYKPTLSIHKNNENVAVDWSIKNPKVVDKWVLFKRYGDQWEMEILKSNQVTSNLENYKNGKKLNTVAIRAIDRLGNESEYDAKSI; from the coding sequence ATGAAATCATATATATTAAAAATAACAACTTTAATAGGGATTGTTGTACTTTCAACAGTTTCATGTTCTGTTCAGAAGAACGAAGTTAAACTATATTCAGAGAAAAATTATGATAACGATTACTACATTCGTAATCCTAAAGAATTAAATATTGAAGAGTTTTCTAATTATAAAGTTCAATTACCTGAAATAAATCGTGAATTTAGAGGCGTTTGGATTGCGACTGTTGCCAACATCAACTGGCCTTCTAAACGTAATTTAACTGTTTTAGAACAAAAGTCAGAAGCCGTAAAACTACTTGACATGTTAGAAGAAATGAATTTCAATGCTGTGATTTTACAAGTTCGTCCTTCTGCAGATGCTTTATATCAAAGTAAACTTGAACCTTGGTCTTATTTTTTAACTGGAGAAATTGGAAAAACTCCAATTCCTTTTTACGACCCTTTGCAATTTTGGATTGAAGAATCTCATAAAAGAGGAATGGAATTACATGTTTGGTTAAACCCGTATCGGGCGCATCACTCAAATGGTGGAAAAGTTACCAATGAAGCAATGCCAAACAAAATGCCTGATGATATTGTTCGTTTAAAAAATGGTATGTATTGGTTTGATCCATCGAGCAAGAAAACTCAAGATCATGTTTCTAATGTGGTTAACGACATTGTCAAACGTTACGATATTGATGGTGTTCATTTTGATGATTATTTTTATCCGTATGCTTCATATAATGGTGGTGCCGATTTTCCTGATAATAAAACTTGGAACGAATACGTAAATTCAGGTGGAATTCTAAAAAGAGCTGACTGGAGACGACATAATGTAAATATTTTTATAGAACGTATTTATAAAGAAATCAAAGCTGAAAAAAGACATGTCAAATTCGGTATAAGTCCGTTTGGAATTTGGAAACCTGGTTATCCCGAAGGAACCGTTGGTTTATCGCAATATGATGAGCTTTATGCTGATGCTAAACTTTGGTTAAACAACGGCTGGATTGATTATTTTACACCACAATTGTATTGGCCAATTGATTCAAAAAGACAAAGTTTTACCAAATTATTAAATTGGTGGAAAAGTGAAAATACAAAAAATCGACATTTGTGGCCGGGATTAAATACTGTTGAAGTAAATTCCAAAGACAGAACAGTTGAAATTTCAAATCAAATTAATTTGACAAAAGAAATTTTATCAGAAAGTGCTGGTGTAGTTCATTACAGCATGGCCGGATTAACACAAAATCCATCTTTAATGAAAAATTTAAAAGAAAATATTTATAAAGAAAAAGCGTTAATTCCTGCTTCAGGTTGGTTACAATCTGAATATATTTATAAACCTACGTTGAGTATTCATAAAAACAATGAAAATGTAGCTGTTGATTGGTCGATAAAAAATCCAAAAGTCGTTGATAAATGGGTTTTATTTAAAAGATATGGTGATCAATGGGAAATGGAAATCTTGAAATCCAATCAAGTAACTTCGAATTTAGAAAATTATAAAAACGGAAAAAAACTAAATACTGTTGCAATTCGCGCTATTGACCGTCTAGGTAACGAAAGTGAATATGATGCTAAATCAATTTAA
- the rsmD gene encoding 16S rRNA (guanine(966)-N(2))-methyltransferase RsmD, with the protein MRIISGKYKGRRIVAPKKLPVRPTTDLSKESLFNILNHQFNFSELNVLDLFAGTGNISYEFASRGSSSITSVDGDLGCVTFIKKTAQEFDMDITAIKSDVFKFLERSKAKFDVIFADPPYDMEQEQFENIVKLIFDNELLDEEGLLIIEHSPHTKMDHLEHFSSNRKYGSSIFSFYEYELEETDEDDEDED; encoded by the coding sequence ATGAGAATCATTTCCGGAAAATATAAAGGTCGTCGCATTGTAGCACCGAAAAAACTGCCTGTAAGACCAACTACCGATTTAAGTAAAGAATCGCTTTTTAATATTTTAAATCACCAATTTAATTTTAGCGAGTTAAACGTATTAGATTTATTTGCTGGAACAGGAAATATAAGTTATGAATTTGCTTCTCGCGGATCATCGTCAATTACTTCAGTAGATGGAGATTTAGGATGTGTAACTTTTATCAAAAAAACGGCTCAAGAATTTGATATGGATATTACAGCAATCAAATCGGACGTTTTTAAATTTTTAGAACGTAGCAAAGCTAAATTCGATGTCATTTTTGCTGATCCGCCTTATGATATGGAACAAGAGCAATTTGAAAATATTGTCAAATTAATCTTCGACAATGAATTGTTAGATGAGGAAGGTTTATTGATTATTGAACATTCTCCGCATACAAAAATGGATCATTTAGAACATTTTTCATCAAACAGAAAATACGGTTCTTCGATTTTTTCTTTCTATGAATACGAATTAGAAGAAACGGATGAAGACGACGAGGATGAGGATTAA
- the uvrB gene encoding excinuclease ABC subunit UvrB, whose product MGFQLKSEYKPTGDQPAAIEKLVNGIDNKEQFQTLLGVTGSGKTFTVANVIQEVQRPTLVLAHNKTLAAQLYSEFKQFFPDNAVEYFVSYYDYYQPEAYLPVTGTYIEKDLSINEELEKLRLSTTSSLLSGRRDVLVVASVSCLYGIGNPVEFQKNVITLERDQEITRTKLLHQLVQSLYARTEAEFSHGNFRIKGDTVEIFPSYADDPYRIHFFGDEIEEIESFDRETLKVIERFPMLNIYPANMFVTSPDVLQNAIWEIQQDMVKQVDYFKEIGKHLEAKRLEERTNFDLEMIRELGYCSGIENYSRYLDQRLPGTRPFCLLDYFPKDYLMIIDESHVTVSQVHAMYGGDRSRKENLVEYGFRLPAAMDNRPLKFEEFESLQNQVIFVSATPADYELQKSEGIYVEQIIRPTGLLDPIIEVRPSENQIDDLIEEIHQRVEIDERVLVTTLTKRMAEELAKYFTKVGIRCRYIHSDVDTLERVEIMQDLRKGIFDVLIGVNLLREGLDLPEVSLVAILDADKEGFLRSARSLTQTVGRAARNVNGKAIMYADKITASMQKTIDETNYRRGKQITYNEKNNLVPKALNKKIDDSMSRAISGKASNYNQDDNQNLAAEPAILYDNNKDIEKAIREKRKAMEKAAKDLDFMQAAKLRDQIKDLQNALEK is encoded by the coding sequence ATGGGATTTCAACTAAAATCAGAATATAAACCAACTGGTGATCAGCCAGCTGCAATTGAAAAATTAGTAAACGGAATTGACAATAAAGAACAATTTCAAACTTTACTTGGAGTTACGGGTTCTGGTAAAACTTTTACAGTTGCAAATGTGATTCAAGAAGTGCAAAGACCAACATTGGTTTTAGCACATAATAAAACATTGGCAGCTCAATTGTATTCTGAATTCAAGCAATTTTTCCCGGATAACGCAGTAGAATATTTCGTTTCCTATTACGATTATTATCAACCTGAAGCTTATTTACCAGTTACAGGAACATATATCGAAAAAGATTTATCTATAAACGAAGAACTCGAAAAACTGCGTTTAAGCACAACCTCTTCTTTACTTTCTGGAAGAAGAGATGTTTTGGTTGTAGCTTCTGTTTCATGTTTATATGGTATTGGAAATCCTGTAGAATTTCAAAAAAATGTAATCACTTTAGAAAGAGATCAAGAAATTACCAGAACAAAATTATTACATCAGTTAGTTCAAAGTTTATATGCTAGAACAGAAGCTGAATTTTCTCACGGAAATTTTAGAATTAAAGGTGATACCGTTGAAATTTTTCCTAGTTATGCAGATGATCCATATCGAATTCATTTTTTTGGTGATGAAATAGAAGAAATTGAAAGTTTTGATAGAGAAACGTTGAAAGTTATTGAACGCTTTCCGATGTTAAATATTTATCCAGCAAACATGTTTGTTACTTCACCTGATGTTTTACAAAATGCAATTTGGGAAATTCAGCAAGACATGGTTAAACAAGTTGACTATTTCAAAGAAATCGGAAAACATCTAGAAGCAAAACGTTTGGAAGAACGTACCAATTTTGATTTAGAAATGATTCGCGAATTGGGTTATTGTTCTGGAATCGAAAACTACTCGAGATATTTAGATCAACGTTTGCCTGGGACGCGTCCTTTCTGTTTGTTGGATTATTTTCCAAAAGATTATTTGATGATTATCGATGAAAGTCACGTTACAGTTTCTCAAGTTCATGCGATGTATGGTGGCGATCGTTCTCGAAAAGAAAATTTAGTCGAATATGGATTTCGATTACCCGCTGCAATGGATAACCGTCCATTAAAATTTGAAGAATTTGAATCATTACAAAATCAAGTTATATTTGTTTCTGCAACTCCAGCCGATTATGAATTACAAAAATCAGAAGGTATTTATGTGGAACAAATCATTCGTCCAACTGGTTTATTGGATCCAATCATTGAAGTTAGACCAAGTGAAAATCAAATTGATGATTTAATTGAAGAAATTCATCAACGTGTAGAAATTGACGAACGTGTTTTAGTTACAACTTTAACCAAACGAATGGCCGAAGAATTAGCGAAATATTTCACAAAAGTTGGAATTCGTTGTCGTTACATTCATTCAGATGTAGATACATTAGAACGTGTTGAAATTATGCAAGATTTGCGTAAAGGAATTTTCGATGTTTTAATTGGAGTTAACTTACTTAGAGAAGGTTTAGATTTACCAGAAGTTTCTTTAGTTGCTATTTTAGATGCAGATAAAGAAGGTTTTTTACGTAGCGCACGTTCTTTAACACAAACTGTTGGTCGTGCAGCTCGAAACGTAAATGGAAAAGCTATTATGTATGCTGATAAAATTACGGCAAGCATGCAAAAAACAATTGATGAAACCAATTATCGTAGAGGCAAACAAATAACTTACAACGAAAAAAACAATTTAGTTCCTAAAGCATTAAATAAAAAGATTGATGATAGTATGAGTCGAGCTATTTCTGGAAAAGCTTCAAATTACAATCAAGATGATAATCAAAATTTAGCTGCAGAACCTGCAATACTTTACGACAACAATAAAGACATTGAAAAAGCGATTCGTGAAAAACGTAAAGCTATGGAAAAAGCAGCAAAAGATTTGGATTTTATGCAAGCTGCTAAATTGAGAGATCAAATCAAAGACTTACAAAATGCTCTTGAAAAATAA
- a CDS encoding glycosyltransferase yields the protein MLENVPYKSNSKSETIDLSNKFNASLFRKIDKNNFRSKDYFIFSVTAFTILVSLFLIYYLQHDFEELHLSRTKTIWGQLLLVLSYSLLIYQIIFIFYIIYKFSKYKPIESVSDTELPTCTVIVPAYNEGKLVLETLRSLVANDYPKEKLQIMAIDDGSKDDTWKWMVEAKKELGDRIEILQQPKNMGKRHALYRGFTTGTGDVFVTVDSDSIVKQDTLRNLVSPFVTNKNCGAVGGNVRVLNKKQGLIPKMLNVTFVFSFEFIRSAQSVSGSVLCTPGALAAYKRTAVLSCLESWINQTFMGKASDIGEDRALTNMILKQGLHVLFQSNSFVYTNSPENYNQLNKMFIRWERSNVRENIEMTKFAFSNFREERKFDARFLLINQWIKVILSIPFTLLMFYLIISNPILFLSSTFFGIFIFSTVQVVLYSKKYNFLESLWFYTYSIFYTFTLFWITPYAIITAGKKGWLTREITN from the coding sequence ATGTTAGAAAATGTTCCATACAAAAGCAATTCTAAATCAGAAACTATTGATTTGTCAAATAAATTTAATGCTTCTTTATTTAGAAAAATAGATAAAAATAATTTTAGGTCTAAAGATTATTTCATCTTTTCGGTTACAGCATTCACTATTTTAGTAAGTCTTTTTTTGATTTACTATCTACAACATGATTTTGAAGAATTACACCTTTCAAGAACCAAAACAATTTGGGGACAACTGTTATTGGTTTTATCCTATTCATTATTGATTTATCAAATCATATTTATTTTTTACATCATCTATAAATTTTCAAAATACAAACCAATAGAATCTGTTTCAGATACTGAATTACCAACTTGCACAGTAATTGTTCCTGCTTATAACGAAGGTAAATTAGTTTTAGAGACTTTAAGAAGTTTAGTTGCCAACGATTATCCAAAAGAAAAACTTCAGATTATGGCTATTGATGATGGCTCAAAAGACGATACTTGGAAATGGATGGTTGAAGCAAAAAAAGAATTAGGTGATCGAATCGAAATTTTACAACAACCAAAAAACATGGGAAAACGACATGCCTTGTATCGTGGTTTCACAACCGGAACAGGTGATGTTTTTGTTACAGTTGATAGCGATTCGATTGTTAAACAAGATACATTAAGAAATTTGGTTTCTCCATTTGTCACAAATAAAAATTGTGGTGCTGTTGGTGGAAATGTTCGTGTATTAAATAAAAAGCAAGGATTAATTCCTAAAATGCTAAACGTTACATTTGTTTTTAGTTTTGAATTTATACGATCTGCGCAAAGTGTTTCTGGTTCTGTACTTTGTACACCAGGTGCATTAGCAGCCTATAAAAGAACAGCTGTTTTGAGCTGCTTAGAAAGTTGGATTAATCAAACATTTATGGGAAAAGCTTCTGATATTGGAGAAGACCGTGCCTTAACTAATATGATCTTAAAACAAGGATTACATGTACTTTTCCAAAGCAATTCGTTTGTTTACACAAATAGTCCTGAGAATTATAATCAATTAAACAAAATGTTTATTCGTTGGGAAAGAAGTAATGTGAGAGAAAACATTGAAATGACAAAATTCGCATTTTCAAATTTTAGAGAAGAACGTAAATTTGATGCACGTTTTTTACTTATTAATCAATGGATTAAAGTGATTTTATCAATACCGTTTACTTTATTGATGTTTTATTTGATAATTTCAAATCCAATTTTGTTCTTAAGTTCAACTTTTTTTGGAATCTTCATTTTCTCAACTGTTCAAGTTGTTCTATATTCAAAAAAATATAACTTCTTAGAATCCTTATGGTTCTATACATATAGTATTTTTTACACGTTTACCCTATTCTGGATAACACCTTACGCAATAATTACTGCTGGTAAAAAAGGCTGGTTAACACGCGAAATCACAAATTAA
- a CDS encoding OstA-like protein → MKKLFLAYIFLLFSGYISLFAQNQTPVNKGKKIEIIHADFTNADQNEIPGAIILTGNIEAQHDSLYIYCNKAYLFQAENYIKLFGNVHLIQNDTLSLDSKYAEYNGKDGVAFAQGNVVMRSPESSLTSETVYYDKINGVAYYNNHGTIVNKQNTLKSKVGKYFTTDQRYEFREKVVLTNPENVIETDHLDFYEVSGHAYLFGPSTITGKEDFIYTENGFYDTQNDVGKLIKNSYILHDEKRIEGDEIYYDQKKSYSKLVNNVKVTDPKNKMIMTSHFAEVFQDKDSIYITKKPLVKSLVETDSVYFYAKNIIITGPDKERQISGFKNARMFRTPDFSAKGDSLHMTQKIGLTELFGNPIIFKGESQITGKLIQILNNPETEKLDSLKVLTDAFVIERDTLGTGYNQAKGINLYGKFRDNKISEIDLVQNSEMIYYLYDEDDELSGIDKGICSKIHLELEDNKITSATRFVNPEAMTYPPEEFPESIRKLRGFNWRGDEKINSAEEIFPPDELDAEIVIQEKAEVQQENAEKPIEIQKETKNFKSKGKKNIIKKVK, encoded by the coding sequence TTGAAAAAACTATTTTTAGCTTATATATTTTTACTATTTAGTGGATATATTTCTTTATTCGCTCAGAATCAAACTCCTGTAAACAAAGGAAAAAAAATTGAAATTATTCATGCAGATTTTACAAATGCGGATCAAAACGAAATTCCAGGAGCAATTATTCTAACTGGAAACATCGAAGCTCAGCACGACAGTTTATATATTTATTGCAACAAAGCATATCTTTTTCAGGCTGAAAATTATATCAAACTGTTTGGGAATGTACATTTGATTCAAAATGATACACTTTCTTTAGATAGTAAATATGCAGAATATAACGGAAAAGACGGTGTTGCTTTTGCACAAGGAAACGTAGTTATGCGTTCTCCTGAATCTTCGTTGACTTCTGAAACTGTTTATTATGACAAAATAAATGGTGTTGCCTATTACAACAATCACGGAACTATTGTTAATAAACAAAATACGTTGAAAAGTAAAGTTGGAAAATATTTCACAACAGATCAACGTTATGAATTTAGAGAAAAAGTAGTTTTGACTAATCCTGAAAATGTTATTGAGACTGATCATTTAGATTTTTATGAAGTTTCTGGACATGCTTATTTATTTGGACCCTCAACAATTACAGGAAAAGAAGATTTTATTTATACTGAGAACGGTTTTTATGACACCCAAAATGATGTTGGTAAATTAATCAAAAATTCATACATCCTTCATGATGAAAAACGAATTGAAGGTGATGAAATTTATTATGATCAGAAAAAATCATATTCAAAATTAGTGAACAATGTAAAAGTTACTGATCCAAAAAACAAGATGATCATGACGAGTCATTTTGCTGAAGTTTTTCAAGATAAAGATTCTATTTACATTACAAAAAAACCACTTGTAAAAAGTTTAGTTGAAACCGATTCTGTTTATTTCTATGCAAAAAACATCATAATTACAGGACCTGATAAAGAACGACAAATTAGTGGTTTCAAAAATGCAAGAATGTTTAGAACACCCGATTTTAGTGCAAAAGGAGATTCTTTACATATGACTCAAAAGATTGGATTAACTGAATTATTTGGTAATCCAATTATATTTAAAGGCGAAAGTCAAATTACAGGAAAATTGATTCAAATTCTTAATAATCCTGAAACCGAAAAATTAGATTCATTAAAAGTTTTAACCGATGCGTTTGTAATTGAACGAGATACACTTGGCACAGGTTATAATCAAGCAAAAGGGATTAATCTGTACGGAAAGTTCAGAGATAATAAAATCTCTGAAATAGATTTAGTTCAAAACTCTGAAATGATTTATTATTTATACGATGAGGACGATGAATTAAGCGGAATAGACAAAGGCATTTGTAGTAAAATTCATTTAGAATTAGAAGATAATAAAATCACGTCTGCAACTCGATTCGTCAATCCTGAAGCTATGACTTATCCACCAGAAGAATTCCCAGAGAGCATTCGAAAACTCCGAGGTTTTAATTGGCGTGGTGATGAAAAAATAAATTCGGCTGAAGAAATTTTTCCTCCAGATGAGCTCGATGCAGAAATTGTAATTCAAGAAAAAGCCGAAGTTCAACAAGAAAATGCCGAAAAACCAATTGAGATACAAAAAGAAACTAAAAATTTCAAATCAAAAGGTAAAAAGAATATTATTAAAAAAGTTAAATAA
- a CDS encoding sulfite exporter TauE/SafE family protein — MTFDIIAILCLIAFIAGFVDSIVGGGGLIQTPLSLSLLPQIPVATVIGSLKIPAFSGTAIALTQYLKKVKVHWKLFVLMAIVAFFSAYLGSYFLTIINNDFMKPLLLFILIGMGIFTFLKKDFGLATAQTIEKKKLIFYSILICFIVGLYDGFIGPGTGTFFMVCFVTFLKMDFLSANTHAKLVNLATNFGSICLFLIKGKVIWAIAIPMAISNGFGGYVGSKFAIKKGNSIVRSFLIFVIFLSILRFGYDIYQTF, encoded by the coding sequence ATGACATTTGATATAATTGCGATTTTATGCTTGATTGCGTTCATCGCAGGTTTTGTTGATTCAATAGTTGGTGGTGGTGGATTGATTCAAACACCTTTATCTCTAAGTTTATTACCACAAATTCCGGTTGCAACTGTAATTGGAAGTTTAAAAATACCCGCATTTTCGGGAACTGCAATTGCACTTACTCAATATCTAAAAAAAGTTAAAGTTCATTGGAAACTATTTGTTTTGATGGCAATTGTTGCTTTTTTTTCGGCATATTTAGGTTCGTATTTTCTGACCATAATAAATAATGATTTCATGAAACCGTTGTTGCTTTTCATCTTAATCGGAATGGGAATTTTTACATTTCTAAAAAAGGATTTTGGATTAGCGACTGCACAAACAATTGAGAAAAAGAAATTGATTTTTTATTCCATTCTAATTTGTTTTATTGTTGGGTTATATGACGGTTTTATTGGTCCAGGAACAGGAACTTTTTTTATGGTTTGCTTTGTTACTTTTTTAAAAATGGATTTCTTGAGCGCCAATACACATGCCAAATTAGTAAATTTAGCAACCAATTTCGGTTCGATTTGTTTATTCTTAATCAAAGGAAAAGTGATTTGGGCAATTGCAATTCCAATGGCAATTTCTAACGGATTTGGTGGATATGTTGGTTCAAAATTTGCAATCAAAAAAGGAAATTCTATTGTTAGAAGCTTTTTGATATTCGTAATTTTTTTATCTATTTTACGTTTTGGATATGACATTTATCAAACTTTTTAA
- a CDS encoding NAD(P)-dependent oxidoreductase translates to MKFGIIKEGKIPADKRVVFSPSALNKFKTAFSEAELLVESSDIRVFSDESYKEAGFDVVSDVSECDVLFGVKEVPIDQLIPNKTYFFFSHTIKKQPYNKKLLQACIEKNITLIDHETLVDDKNIRLIGFGRYAGIVGAYNTFRAFGIKYELFNLVKAEKLASKKELVERLRKPVMPPIKIVLTGTGKVGMGAKELLDDAGFKMVKINEFLNNDFDEPVYVQLDVQDYYRRIDGKPSSKDDFIQNPNAYESDFEKFAKVAEIVIAGHFYKDGSPKIITKEMLNSPYNEIKVIGDVSCDILGPIDSTLRSSTIEDPFYGYYPRENKEVPLDHPAAITIMAVDNLPCELPKDASEGFGEMFLENVIPAFFNGDKDQILKRGTICENGKLTERFSYLEDYIK, encoded by the coding sequence ATGAAATTTGGAATAATTAAAGAAGGAAAAATTCCTGCTGATAAACGTGTTGTTTTCTCACCGAGCGCATTAAATAAATTCAAAACAGCATTCAGTGAAGCTGAGCTTTTGGTTGAATCATCAGATATAAGAGTTTTTTCAGATGAATCTTATAAAGAAGCTGGTTTTGACGTAGTTTCAGATGTTTCAGAATGTGATGTTTTGTTTGGTGTTAAAGAAGTTCCGATTGATCAATTAATTCCAAATAAAACATATTTTTTCTTTTCACATACCATAAAAAAGCAACCTTACAATAAAAAATTATTACAAGCTTGTATCGAAAAAAATATTACTTTAATAGATCACGAAACGTTGGTTGATGATAAAAATATTAGATTAATAGGTTTTGGAAGATATGCCGGAATCGTTGGTGCTTACAATACTTTTAGAGCTTTTGGAATTAAATACGAATTGTTTAATTTAGTAAAAGCTGAAAAATTAGCAAGTAAAAAAGAGTTAGTCGAAAGATTAAGAAAACCAGTAATGCCACCAATTAAAATTGTTTTAACAGGAACGGGCAAAGTTGGAATGGGAGCGAAGGAGTTACTTGATGATGCAGGTTTTAAAATGGTTAAAATTAATGAGTTTTTAAATAATGATTTTGACGAACCTGTTTATGTGCAATTAGATGTTCAGGATTATTATAGACGCATTGATGGTAAACCTTCTTCAAAAGATGATTTTATTCAAAATCCAAATGCTTATGAATCTGATTTTGAAAAATTTGCTAAAGTTGCTGAAATTGTTATTGCTGGTCATTTCTATAAGGACGGTTCTCCAAAAATAATTACAAAAGAAATGTTGAATAGTCCTTATAATGAAATAAAAGTTATTGGAGATGTTTCTTGTGATATTTTAGGACCAATAGATTCAACCTTGAGAAGTTCGACTATTGAAGATCCTTTTTACGGATATTATCCAAGAGAAAATAAAGAAGTGCCTTTAGATCATCCGGCTGCGATTACGATTATGGCTGTTGATAATTTACCATGTGAATTGCCTAAAGATGCAAGTGAAGGTTTTGGAGAAATGTTTTTAGAAAACGTAATTCCTGCTTTTTTTAATGGAGATAAAGATCAAATTTTAAAAAGAGGTACAATTTGCGAAAATGGAAAATTAACAGAACGTTTTTCTTATTTAGAAGATTATATCAAATAA
- a CDS encoding DUF1801 domain-containing protein gives MKLNAEIENYIQTLDANDQKIGALLSEIICDKLPLAENKIWHRHPVWFLEQNPIVGFSKQKKGIRLMFWSGIDFEAPELNVHGTKFKDASIFYNAVEEININQLQSWLEKSACIQYDYKNLVKRKGNLIRLK, from the coding sequence ATGAAATTAAATGCTGAAATTGAAAACTACATCCAAACATTAGATGCAAATGATCAGAAAATTGGTGCGTTGCTTTCAGAAATCATCTGTGATAAATTACCATTAGCCGAAAATAAAATTTGGCATCGTCATCCGGTTTGGTTTCTAGAGCAAAATCCGATTGTAGGTTTTAGCAAACAAAAAAAAGGTATCCGATTGATGTTTTGGAGTGGAATCGATTTTGAAGCACCAGAATTAAATGTACATGGAACTAAATTTAAAGATGCTTCGATTTTTTATAATGCTGTTGAAGAGATAAATATAAATCAGCTTCAAAGTTGGTTAGAAAAATCAGCATGCATTCAATACGATTATAAAAATTTAGTAAAACGAAAAGGCAATCTAATTAGATTAAAATAA